Proteins encoded together in one Sulfitobacter pontiacus window:
- the aroC gene encoding chorismate synthase — protein MSINSFGHLFRVTTWGESHGPALGATVDGCPPGVTITEEMIQHWMDKRKPGQNKYTTQRREADEVRILSGVFEGVTTGTPIQLMIENTDQRSKDYGDIKDKFRPGHADITYFQKYGIRDYRGGGRSSARETASRVAAGGLAREAIKAIAPNVQITGYMVQMGPHKIDRDAFDWDQIEQNPFWVPDAKAAEEWAAYLDGLRKSGSSVGAIIEVTARGVPAGLGAPVYGKLDTDLAAAMMSINAVKGVEIGEGMSAAMLTGELNADEISMGPDGPVYSSNHAGGILGGISTGQDIVLRFAVKPTSSILTTRKTITKTGEDTQIITKGRHDPCVGIRAVPVGEAMMACVLLDHMLLHRGQVGENRGIIG, from the coding sequence TGGGGCGAAAGCCACGGGCCTGCTTTGGGGGCCACGGTGGACGGCTGCCCTCCCGGTGTGACGATCACCGAAGAGATGATCCAGCACTGGATGGACAAGCGCAAACCCGGCCAGAACAAATACACCACACAGCGCCGCGAGGCGGATGAGGTGCGTATTTTGTCGGGCGTGTTCGAAGGCGTCACCACCGGCACGCCGATTCAGCTGATGATCGAGAACACCGACCAGCGGTCCAAGGACTACGGCGACATCAAGGACAAGTTCCGCCCCGGTCACGCCGACATCACCTATTTCCAGAAATACGGCATCCGCGATTATCGCGGGGGCGGGCGGTCCTCGGCACGTGAAACCGCGTCGCGTGTGGCGGCGGGTGGCCTTGCGCGCGAAGCGATCAAGGCGATTGCACCGAATGTGCAGATCACCGGCTACATGGTGCAGATGGGCCCGCACAAGATCGACCGCGACGCGTTTGACTGGGACCAGATCGAACAGAACCCGTTCTGGGTGCCCGACGCCAAAGCGGCAGAAGAGTGGGCGGCGTATCTGGACGGTCTGCGCAAATCCGGATCCTCCGTCGGTGCGATCATCGAGGTGACAGCGCGCGGCGTGCCCGCGGGCCTTGGCGCGCCGGTCTATGGCAAGCTCGACACCGATCTTGCCGCCGCGATGATGAGCATCAACGCCGTCAAAGGCGTGGAGATTGGCGAAGGCATGTCCGCCGCCATGCTGACCGGAGAGCTGAACGCGGACGAGATCAGCATGGGCCCCGATGGCCCTGTCTATTCGTCGAACCACGCGGGCGGTATTCTGGGCGGCATCAGCACCGGTCAGGACATCGTGCTGCGTTTCGCGGTCAAGCCAACGTCAAGCATCCTGACCACACGCAAGACAATCACCAAGACCGGCGAAGATACGCAGATCATTACCAAAGGCCGCCATGACCCCTGCGTCGGCATCCGCGCCGTGCCGGTGGGCGAAGCGATGATGGCCTGCGTGCTGCTTGACCATATGCTGTTGCACCGCGGTCAGGTCGGCGAAAACCGCGGCATCATCGGCTAA
- a CDS encoding DMT family transporter, which yields MQSTTTEHRPGRAIALKLGAVFLFSVMAALIKIATATVPAAQAVFYRSFFAFPMIILWLWQSGDLRDGLKPSNLMGHVWRGVFGTTAMALTFAGLSLLPLPEVTAIGYATPLFTVIFAAIFLGEQVRVFRLSAVAVGLIGVLIVLYPRFTVGGDSVSQLAMLGAMMVVAASIMRALVQIHVRRLVQTDSTAAIVFYFSLTATCLSFLTLPAGMVINWEPLWWVNPGWQVSALLILSGMIGGVSQIMITASYRFGPVSMLAPFDYASMLFAVMIGWVLFSEIPTPAILIGAGLVIAGGAAIIWRERQLGLDRSKSKASSTPQGTPS from the coding sequence ATGCAAAGCACCACGACAGAGCACCGCCCCGGCCGGGCCATCGCCCTTAAACTGGGGGCGGTCTTTCTGTTCTCGGTCATGGCGGCCCTCATCAAGATCGCGACGGCCACCGTGCCCGCCGCCCAAGCGGTGTTCTACCGGTCGTTCTTTGCCTTCCCGATGATCATCCTGTGGCTATGGCAAAGCGGCGACCTGCGCGACGGGCTGAAGCCAAGCAATCTGATGGGCCACGTCTGGCGCGGCGTTTTCGGGACCACGGCGATGGCGCTGACCTTTGCCGGGCTTAGCCTGCTGCCCCTGCCAGAGGTCACCGCGATCGGCTATGCCACGCCGCTTTTCACGGTCATCTTCGCCGCGATATTCCTGGGCGAACAGGTGCGTGTGTTCCGACTGTCTGCGGTGGCCGTGGGGCTGATCGGCGTGCTGATCGTTCTGTATCCCCGCTTTACCGTAGGCGGGGATAGCGTGTCGCAGCTTGCCATGCTGGGGGCGATGATGGTGGTTGCCGCGTCGATCATGCGCGCGCTTGTCCAGATCCACGTGCGCCGATTGGTGCAAACCGACAGCACGGCGGCCATCGTGTTCTATTTCTCGCTCACCGCGACCTGCCTGTCGTTCCTCACGCTGCCCGCAGGCATGGTGATCAACTGGGAGCCGCTTTGGTGGGTGAACCCCGGTTGGCAAGTCTCGGCGCTGTTGATCCTGTCGGGCATGATCGGCGGGGTGTCGCAGATCATGATCACGGCCTCTTACCGCTTTGGCCCGGTGTCGATGCTCGCCCCGTTCGACTATGCCTCTATGCTGTTCGCGGTGATGATCGGCTGGGTGCTTTTCAGCGAAATCCCGACGCCTGCAATCCTAATCGGTGCCGGTCTGGTCATCGCCGGCGGTGCCGCGATCATCTGGCGGGAACGGCAGTTGGGACTGGATCGATCCAAATCCAAGGCCAGCAGCACGCCGCAGGGAACGCCCAGCTGA
- a CDS encoding cyclase family protein: MKFTKIIATALSIGVGASAAWAQDCDHSHWGPDDQLGSANLISTERTLEAAKLIKQGKSMPLGIVIGPDTPAFPPRSLSLQVVQPNQHGGQKLSSFGYEGNYNDDLLQTWIGIGSQLDGLGHLGEDGMYYNCLDEKEISAISGLTKLGTHAVPPLVGRAVIIDMAKHMGKDVLAAGEHFGEAEITAAMEAQQITVNEGDIVLFHTGWTDGMMESDPTAWGSTEPGLNNEGAVFMASMNPMAVGADTWGLEAIPPKEGDKVFYGHVTLLKDNGIYILETMNTGPLVAEGVQEFMFVLGQPLIKGTVQAMINPVALY, from the coding sequence ATGAAATTTACCAAGATTATCGCAACTGCCTTGTCCATCGGTGTCGGGGCATCTGCCGCATGGGCGCAAGACTGTGACCATTCGCATTGGGGCCCTGACGACCAGCTGGGGTCGGCGAACCTGATCTCGACCGAGCGCACGTTGGAGGCCGCCAAGCTGATCAAGCAGGGGAAATCGATGCCGCTCGGGATCGTGATCGGGCCGGATACACCTGCCTTCCCGCCCCGTTCGCTGAGCCTTCAGGTGGTCCAGCCGAACCAGCACGGCGGCCAAAAGCTGTCGTCCTTTGGCTACGAGGGCAATTATAACGACGATCTGCTGCAAACCTGGATCGGTATCGGGTCGCAGTTGGACGGGCTTGGGCATCTGGGCGAAGACGGGATGTATTATAACTGCCTAGACGAAAAGGAAATCTCGGCGATCAGCGGCCTGACCAAATTGGGGACGCATGCCGTGCCGCCCTTGGTCGGGCGCGCTGTGATCATCGATATGGCCAAGCACATGGGCAAAGATGTGTTGGCCGCCGGTGAGCATTTTGGCGAGGCAGAGATCACCGCCGCGATGGAGGCGCAGCAGATCACGGTAAACGAAGGGGATATCGTGCTGTTTCACACGGGCTGGACCGACGGCATGATGGAAAGCGACCCAACGGCCTGGGGGTCCACCGAGCCGGGGCTGAATAACGAAGGCGCGGTGTTTATGGCGTCGATGAACCCGATGGCCGTGGGTGCAGACACATGGGGCCTAGAAGCCATTCCACCCAAAGAGGGGGACAAGGTGTTCTATGGCCATGTCACGCTGCTCAAGGACAACGGCATCTATATTCTGGAGACGATGAACACAGGACCGCTGGTCGCGGAAGGCGTGCAAGAGTTCATGTTTGTGCTCGGGCAGCCGCTGATCAAAGGCACGGTACAGGCGATGATCAATCCGGTCGCGCTTTACTAA